A stretch of Cupriavidus necator DNA encodes these proteins:
- a CDS encoding winged helix DNA-binding protein yields MPRKPAESGHTAAAVADASAVADKARPATALSRAAGANIVSSSHLVSVRSPELSEFEFGLNTAYNAYSRWVVRCMGAAGVRDLTFLDVLVLHHVNHRGRPKRLADICFVLNVEDTHLVTYALKKLQGLGLVSGERVGKEATYSTTPAGAEACARYREIREQCLTSNFTEGSEENAEIGELARLMRVLTGLYEQAARSATSL; encoded by the coding sequence ATGCCACGCAAGCCAGCCGAGAGCGGGCATACCGCCGCCGCCGTGGCCGATGCCTCTGCCGTTGCCGATAAGGCAAGGCCGGCCACCGCGCTGTCGCGCGCGGCCGGGGCCAATATCGTGTCGTCCTCGCACCTGGTGTCGGTGCGCAGCCCCGAGCTGTCCGAGTTCGAGTTCGGGCTGAACACCGCCTACAATGCCTACAGCCGCTGGGTGGTGCGCTGCATGGGGGCGGCGGGGGTGCGCGACCTGACCTTCCTGGACGTGCTGGTGCTGCATCACGTGAACCATCGCGGCCGGCCCAAGCGGCTGGCCGATATCTGCTTCGTGCTGAACGTGGAAGACACCCACCTGGTGACCTACGCATTGAAGAAGCTGCAGGGGCTGGGGCTGGTGAGCGGGGAGCGGGTCGGCAAGGAGGCCACTTATTCGACCACCCCGGCCGGTGCCGAGGCCTGCGCACGCTATCGCGAGATCCGCGAACAATGCCTGACCAGCAACTTCACCGAAGGCAGCGAAGAGAATGCCGAGATCGGGGAGCTCGCCCGGCTGATGCGGGTGCTGACCGGCCTGTACGAGCAGGCCGCGCGCTCGGCGACGTCACTCTGA
- the purL gene encoding phosphoribosylformylglycinamidine synthase — protein sequence MAHFSCFPGALALSAFRQQRLLTALRQIDADIESVHGQFLHFVDAQTPLSAEEQSRVAALLTYGAPFADQPDGDRFVVIPRFGTISPWASKATDIAHNCGLTHIHRIERGIEITVICKKGLLRGRKTLDADTRAAVAAHLFDRMTETVVASRDDAAGLFQELPAKPLRFIDISAGRSALAAANVEMGLALSEDEIDYLVDAYGKLERNPTDVELMMFAQANSEHCRHKIFNATWTIDGVQQDKSLFAMIRNTHQLNPQGSIVAYSDNSAVMEGDVAERWFPRGDDHKYGRHEALTHTLMKVETHNHPTAISPFPGASTGAGGEIRDEGATGRGAKPKAGLTGFTVSNLMLPEAVESWENDRDAAQPVAHRNPEDKPGVTGKPDRIASPLQIMIDGPLGGAAFNNEFGRANLGGYFRVYEQNVGGTVRGYHKPIMIAGGIGNIDAAHTHKNPLPAGTLLIQLGGPGMRIGMGGGAASSMATGTNTADLDFDSVQRGNPEMERRAQEVINACWQLGDANPILSIHDVGAGGISNAFPELVDGADRGARFDLRQVHLEESGLSPAEIWCNESQERYVLAIAPDSFPQFQAMCQRERSPFAVVGIATEEKQLQLVDASVDAALKEHYAVDMPMDVLLGKPPRMHRDVKRVEQELPAVDVTGISLEQAVRDVLRHPTVASKSFLISIGDRTVGGMNARDQMVGPWQVPVADVAVTTLDYQGKAGEAMTMGERTPLAVINAPASGRMAIGEALTNLAAAPVKDLGKVKLSANWMAACGVEGEDAKLYDTVHAVGMELCPALGISIPVGKDSLSMRTKWQDDGVNKEVVAPVSLIISAFAAVDDVNRTLTPQLRTDAGDTVLIAVDLGRGKNRMAGSILAQVTQQVGDSAPDVDNAEDLKNFFNVIQRLNREGKLLAYHDRSDGGFMAALAEMAFAGHCGISLNVDMLALDPQQEQDYGDAKNWAQQIAERRNDQTLRALFSEELGAVVQVRMEDRDTVFAVLREAGLSACSHVVGKPNATDQIEVYRDAKKVFGASRTDLQRNWSEVSWRIARLRDNPACADSEYDRLLDAADPGISPVLTFDAAEDIAAPFIATGARPRVAILREQGVNSQIEMAYSMDRAGFDTHDVHMSDLIAGRANLADFSGFVACGGFSYGDVLGAGEGWAKTILFNAQMAEQFAAFFNRQDTFALGVCNGCQMMSNLAPIIPGAGAWPKFTRNQSEQYEARFVTVEVQSSPSIFFAGMEGSRIPIVVAHGEGFADFSQQGNIDQAHVALRFVDNYGSVTQTYPLNPNGSPDGITSVTTVDGRFTVLMPHPERVFRAATMSWAPDAWKQVADGGSPWMRMFRNARKWVG from the coding sequence ATGGCGCATTTCTCGTGCTTCCCCGGCGCTTTGGCGCTTTCCGCCTTCCGTCAGCAACGCCTGCTCACCGCCCTGCGGCAGATCGACGCCGATATTGAATCGGTGCATGGCCAGTTCCTGCACTTTGTCGACGCACAGACGCCGCTGTCGGCCGAAGAGCAGTCCCGCGTGGCGGCGCTGCTGACCTACGGCGCACCGTTCGCCGATCAGCCCGACGGCGACCGCTTCGTGGTGATCCCGCGCTTCGGCACGATCTCGCCGTGGGCCAGCAAGGCCACCGACATCGCCCATAACTGCGGCCTCACGCATATCCACCGCATCGAGCGCGGTATCGAAATCACGGTCATCTGCAAGAAGGGCCTGCTGCGCGGCCGCAAGACGCTGGACGCGGATACCCGCGCCGCCGTCGCCGCGCACCTGTTCGACCGCATGACCGAGACCGTGGTCGCCTCGCGTGACGATGCCGCCGGCCTGTTCCAGGAACTGCCGGCCAAGCCGCTGCGCTTTATCGACATCTCGGCCGGACGCAGCGCGCTGGCCGCGGCCAACGTCGAGATGGGCCTGGCGCTGTCCGAGGACGAGATCGACTACCTGGTCGATGCCTACGGCAAGCTGGAGCGCAACCCGACCGACGTCGAGCTGATGATGTTCGCGCAGGCCAACAGCGAGCACTGCCGCCACAAGATCTTCAACGCCACCTGGACCATCGACGGCGTGCAGCAGGACAAGTCGCTGTTCGCGATGATCCGCAATACGCACCAGCTCAATCCGCAAGGCTCGATCGTGGCCTACTCGGACAACTCGGCGGTGATGGAAGGGGACGTGGCCGAGCGCTGGTTCCCGCGCGGCGATGACCACAAGTACGGCCGCCACGAGGCGCTGACCCACACGCTGATGAAGGTGGAGACGCACAACCACCCGACCGCGATCTCGCCGTTCCCGGGTGCCTCCACCGGCGCCGGCGGTGAAATCCGCGACGAGGGCGCGACCGGCCGCGGCGCCAAGCCCAAGGCCGGCCTGACCGGCTTCACGGTGTCCAACCTGATGCTGCCCGAGGCCGTCGAGTCCTGGGAAAACGACCGCGACGCCGCCCAGCCGGTGGCGCACCGCAACCCGGAAGACAAGCCCGGCGTGACCGGCAAGCCGGACCGCATCGCCTCGCCGCTGCAGATCATGATCGACGGCCCGCTCGGCGGCGCCGCCTTCAACAACGAATTCGGCCGTGCCAACCTGGGCGGCTATTTCCGCGTCTACGAGCAGAACGTCGGCGGCACCGTGCGCGGCTACCACAAGCCGATCATGATCGCGGGCGGGATCGGCAATATCGACGCCGCGCACACGCACAAGAACCCGCTGCCGGCCGGCACGCTGCTGATCCAGCTGGGCGGCCCGGGCATGCGCATCGGCATGGGCGGCGGCGCCGCCAGCTCGATGGCGACCGGCACCAACACCGCCGATCTGGACTTCGATTCGGTCCAGCGCGGCAACCCCGAGATGGAGCGCCGCGCGCAGGAAGTGATCAACGCCTGCTGGCAGCTCGGCGACGCCAACCCGATCCTGTCGATCCATGACGTCGGCGCGGGCGGCATCTCCAACGCCTTCCCCGAACTGGTGGACGGCGCCGACCGCGGGGCACGCTTCGACCTGCGCCAGGTGCACCTGGAAGAGTCCGGCCTGTCGCCGGCCGAGATCTGGTGCAACGAGTCGCAGGAACGCTATGTGCTGGCGATCGCGCCGGACAGCTTCCCGCAATTCCAGGCCATGTGCCAGCGCGAGCGCTCGCCGTTCGCGGTGGTTGGCATTGCCACGGAAGAAAAGCAGCTGCAACTGGTCGACGCCAGCGTCGACGCCGCGCTCAAGGAGCACTACGCCGTCGACATGCCGATGGACGTGCTGCTGGGCAAGCCGCCGCGCATGCATCGCGACGTCAAGCGCGTCGAGCAGGAACTGCCGGCGGTGGACGTGACCGGCATCAGTCTGGAGCAGGCCGTGCGCGACGTGCTGCGCCATCCGACCGTGGCCAGCAAGTCGTTCCTGATTTCGATCGGCGACCGTACCGTCGGCGGCATGAACGCGCGCGACCAGATGGTCGGCCCGTGGCAGGTGCCGGTTGCCGACGTGGCCGTGACCACGCTCGACTACCAGGGCAAGGCCGGCGAAGCGATGACCATGGGTGAGCGCACCCCGCTGGCCGTGATCAATGCGCCGGCCTCCGGCCGCATGGCGATCGGCGAGGCGCTGACCAACCTGGCCGCCGCGCCGGTCAAGGACCTGGGCAAGGTCAAGCTGTCGGCCAACTGGATGGCGGCCTGCGGCGTGGAAGGCGAAGACGCGAAGCTGTATGACACCGTGCACGCCGTCGGCATGGAACTGTGCCCGGCGCTTGGCATCAGCATCCCGGTGGGCAAGGATTCGCTGTCGATGCGCACCAAGTGGCAGGACGACGGCGTCAACAAGGAAGTGGTCGCGCCGGTGTCGCTGATCATCTCGGCCTTTGCCGCGGTGGACGACGTCAATCGCACGCTGACCCCGCAACTGCGCACCGACGCCGGCGACACCGTGCTGATCGCCGTCGACCTGGGCCGTGGCAAGAACCGCATGGCCGGCAGCATCCTGGCGCAGGTGACGCAGCAGGTCGGCGACAGCGCCCCCGACGTCGATAACGCCGAAGACCTGAAGAACTTCTTCAACGTGATCCAGCGCCTGAACCGCGAAGGCAAGCTGCTGGCCTATCACGACCGCTCGGATGGCGGCTTCATGGCCGCGCTGGCGGAAATGGCCTTTGCCGGCCACTGCGGCATCTCGCTCAACGTCGACATGCTGGCGCTGGACCCGCAGCAGGAGCAGGACTACGGCGACGCCAAGAACTGGGCGCAGCAGATCGCCGAGCGCCGCAACGACCAGACCTTGCGCGCGCTGTTCTCGGAAGAGCTCGGCGCGGTGGTGCAGGTGCGCATGGAAGACCGCGACACGGTCTTTGCCGTGCTGCGCGAAGCCGGCCTGTCGGCCTGCAGCCATGTGGTGGGCAAGCCCAACGCGACCGACCAGATCGAGGTCTATCGCGATGCCAAGAAGGTCTTCGGCGCCTCGCGCACCGACCTGCAGCGCAACTGGAGCGAAGTCAGCTGGCGCATCGCGCGCCTGCGCGACAACCCGGCCTGCGCCGACAGCGAATACGACCGCCTGCTCGACGCCGCCGACCCCGGCATCAGCCCGGTGCTGACCTTCGATGCGGCCGAAGACATCGCCGCGCCGTTCATCGCCACCGGCGCCCGCCCGCGCGTGGCGATCCTGCGCGAGCAGGGCGTCAACTCGCAGATCGAGATGGCGTACAGCATGGATCGCGCCGGCTTCGATACGCACGACGTGCACATGAGCGACCTGATCGCAGGCCGCGCCAATCTGGCCGACTTCAGCGGCTTTGTCGCGTGCGGCGGCTTCAGCTACGGCGACGTGCTGGGCGCGGGCGAGGGCTGGGCCAAGACCATCCTGTTCAACGCGCAGATGGCCGAGCAGTTCGCTGCCTTCTTCAACCGCCAGGACACTTTTGCGCTGGGCGTTTGCAACGGCTGCCAGATGATGAGCAACCTGGCCCCGATCATCCCGGGCGCAGGCGCCTGGCCGAAGTTCACGCGCAACCAGTCGGAGCAGTACGAGGCGCGCTTTGTCACGGTCGAGGTGCAGTCGTCGCCGTCGATCTTCTTCGCCGGCATGGAAGGCAGCCGCATTCCGATCGTGGTTGCCCACGGCGAAGGGTTTGCCGACTTCTCGCAGCAGGGCAATATCGACCAGGCCCACGTGGCGCTGCGCTTTGTCGACAACTACGGCTCGGTCACGCAGACCTATCCGCTCAACCCGAACGGCTCGCCCGACGGCATCACCTCGGTGACCACCGTCGATGGCCGCTTCACCGTGCTGATGCCGCACCCGGAGCGTGTGTTCCGTGCCGCGACCATGAGCTGGGCCCCGGACGCGTGGAAGCAGGTTGCCGATGGCGGCAGCCCGTGGATGCGGATGTTCCGCAATGCGCGGAAGTGGGTGGGGTAA